CTGTTAACTTGAAATCCATCATGGGTGTAATGTCCTTAGGCGTAGGCCAAGGTGCCGATGTAACCATCTCTGTCGAAGGTGAAGATGAAGAAGAAGCAATGGCAGCTATCCAAGAAACCATGAAAAGTGAAGGGTTGTCAGAATAACATGGAAAAGTTGAAAGGAATTGGGGCTAGTGATGGTTACGCCATTGCTAAGGCCTTTCTTTTGGAACAACCTGACTTATCCTTTGAAGAAGGAAAAGTAGAAGATGCTGATGCGGAAATTGACCGCTTAACTAAGGCTATTGACGATAGTCGCATTGAGATCGCTAAGATTAAAGTGATTGCGCAAGAACGTCTATCTGAAGAAGAAGCAGGAGTTTTTGATGCGCATTTACAAATGCTAGATGACCCAGAAATGATTGCGACTTACCAACAAAAAATCAAAGATGAAAATCTTGATGCTCAAACTGCTGTGCGCCAAACTGCTGATGGCTTTATTGCTATCTTTAAAGCCATGGAAGATAACCCTTATATGCAAGAACGTGCAGCGGATATTAAAGATGTTACCGACCGCCTCATCGCACATTTAATCGGCGCCAAAATTCCTAACTTGAGTTTAATTGATGAGGATGCAATTGTTATTGCTCCTGATTTAACTCCGAGTGATACAGCACAATTAAACAAATATGTTAAAGGATTTGTTACTGATATTGGTGGACGGACATCTCACTCAGCAATTATGGCGCGTAGCTTAGAAGTTGCCGCTGTTGTCGGGACCACTTCTGCCTCTGAAGCGGTTAGTGATGGTGACTTAGTCATTGTTGACGGTTTTGAAGGGGAAGTATTAATTAATCCAGACCAAGCCACTGTTGATAGCTATAAGGACAAAGCTAAGGCTTATCAAAAACAAAAGCTTGAATGGGAAAGCCTAAAAGATGCGGATTCCTTAACCAAAGATGGTAAACAGTTTGAAATTGTTGCCAATATCGGTTCGCCTAAAGACTTACCTGGTGTCCATGAAAACGGAGCTGAAGGTGTGGGGCTTTATCGGACAGAATTCCTCTATATGGATTCAGACCACTTCCCAACTGAAGAAGAACAATTTGAAGCTTATAAGGAAGTTTTAGAATCTCTTAATGGTAAGAATGTGGTTATCCGGACTATGGATATTGGTGGAGATAAGAAACTCCCTTATTTAGCCTTACCTGAAGAGCTAAATCCTTTCTTGGGTTACCGTGCTATCCGGATTTGCTTAAGAGAAACGGATATGTTCCGGACCCAATTGCGGGCACTTCTACGTGCTTCCGCTTATGGGAAATTAAGCATTATGTTCCCAATGGTAGCCACTTTAGAAGAATGGCGTCAAGCTAAAGCCCTATATGAGGAAGAACGTCAAAAATTAATTGACGAAGGCGTTGAAGTTGCTGACAATATTCAAGTGGGGATTATGATTGAAATCCCAGCAGCTGCTGTTTTAGCTGATCAATTTGCCAAGGAAGTTGACTTCTTTAGTATTGGAACCAACGACTTGATCCAATACACCATGGCTGCTGACCGGATGAATAATAATATCTCTTACCTCTACCAACCTTATAACCCAGCCGTTCTACGCCTGATTAACTATGTGATTCAAGCTAGTCACAAAGAAGGTAAATGGACCGGTATGTGTGGGGAAGTAGCTGGTGACCAAACTGCTATCCCATTACTTGTTGGTATGGGCTTAGATGAATTCTCTATGAGCGCAACTTCAATTCTTAAATCGCGTTCCTTAATGGCTCGCTTAGATTCTAAAGAATGTGAAGAATTAGCTCACAAAGCCATGAATGAAAAGACCAGTTCAGAAGAAGTGGCCGAAATGGTTCATGACTATGTGTCTAAGTTAGACTAAAAAGAATAAACTAATTAAGTGCTGGTAATGAATACTGCCTTCAGTGAAGGAGAGTGATTCAATCATACCAGCACTTTTTTCTTGGATTGGTATTCACTCTGACCTGTGCTAAAATAAAAGTACTTTGCACAGCTTAATAGTAGATGATAATGAGGGGAGAGGAAAATGAAGATCGGCTTTTTTACGGATACTTATTTTCCACAAACTAGTGGGGTGGCTAGCTCAATTCAGACCTTAAAAGAAGAATTGACCAAAGCCGGCCACCAAGTTTATATTTTCACCACGACAGATCCTAAGGTGAAAGAGGATCAAGCGGAAGAAGGAATATTTAGGTACGAATCCATTCCCTTTCTCTTTTTTAAAGAACGTCGGGTGGCGGTGACAACTTTGCGACCGATTTATAAGAAGGCCAAAGAATTAGAATTAGATATCATCCATACCCATACCGAGTTTACCATGGGGATTTTTGGCGTCATGGTGGCTCACCGTTTGCGTTTACCCATTGTGCATACTTATCACACCTGGTATGAAAATTACCTGCATTATATCTTAAATGGTCACTTAGTGCCTAAGGCGGCGGTTAAGTCCTATACCCGTTATTTTTGTCAATTAGCTAATACGGTTATTGCTCCTAGCCAAATGATCCGCCAAGTGTTACAGGAATACGGTGTTGAGCGCCCGATTGAAGTCATACCGTCCGGTGTCCGTTTCTCAAAGCAGTTAGCAAAGGCAGACCGCCAACAATTAAAGGATGAGCTAGGGCTTGCGGATGACCAGCTGGTTCTTATCACGGTTAACCGAATTGCCCAAGAGAAGAATTTAGATAGTTTAATTCGGCAGATGGCTCAGCTTCTGGAACTTATCCCCCAGGCTCGGCTACTGATAGTCGGTGATGGACCGGAAAAAGACCACTTAATGGCCCTTAGCCAAGAACTCAAGATAAGTCATGCAGTTATTTTTACTGGGATGGTTCCCCATGAAGAAATTAACGGTTATTATCAAATCGCTGATATTTATGTGAATTTATCCGTGACTGAGACCCAGGGAATTACTTTTATCGAGGCCATTGGCAATCATTTGCCCATTGTGGCTATGAAGAATGACTATTTACTTAACTTAAACCGGACAGCTCCGATAGGTAAATTACTTGACCAAGTTGACCAGTTCAGCCAGGCAGTACTTTCCTTAGCAGGCTCAGCTTCTGAGAATTGCCAAGCCTTTCAGCGTTTGGAGCAGGAAATTTCTGCCCAGACTTTCTGTGAACGGGTCTATGCCTTGTATACTTCTTTAATAAGGGAGCAAGAAAGTCAGATGGAAGATGATGATACTAGCTTTTTTGAGAAAATTTCCGAAAATATCTGGCCCTTTCAATAATTTTTCCTTTTCATTTCATGACTTTTTGTTAAAATGAAACAAGAGTAATGAAAGGGGACAGAAAATGCAAGCTTCACAACTAAAAGCGATTATTTCTCGACTTGAGGCCATGCTTGAAGAGGGATCAGATATTGAAGTGAGACGATTTGAAAAAGAGGGCGAGGAACGATGCATGGTGCGCTATGATCGTGAAAGTGAAAGCTTTCTATTAATCGAGCATGGGGTAGATCAAACTTTTCAATTTGATGACATCGATCTAGCCGCTATGGAGATTTATGACCTCATTCAATAATTTGACTAACAAACAGCCTGGAGATTGTCCAGGCTTTTTCTGTAGCTGGACATTGGACTGATCTTGTTAAACAAAGTTGACTTAGTGTATAATGAAAATTCAGAAGAGAAAGTGAGGCAATTATGAAAAAGACATTAAGGGAGATATGTCGCCTACTTGATGAACGAGGGCAATTAAAGAGTCCGCTGCTAACGAGCCAGGCGTCAGTCCAAAACTTAAGTTACAATTCCAAAGCGGTTTCTGAAGGAACCTTATTCTTCTGCAAGGGAGCTCACTTTAAGCCGGCTTATTTAGAACAAGCCCAAGCTTTAGGAGCCATTGCCTATGTGAGTGAGCAGGACTATGGTCTGAATCTCCCCCTTATACAAGTGGAAGATATCCGTTTAGCCATGCCCATTATTGCGGATTTCTTTTACCAAGCCCCTTACCAAGCCTTTCACCTAACTGGGATTACGGGAACGAAGGGGAAGACAACGACTACCTTCTATTTAACTAAGATTCTTGATTTGTACCAGGAAAGCTTAGGAAAGCAGCCAACTGCCTATCTGTCTTCCTCTAGTTATTATGATGGAGTTGACCAAGGAGAATCCCACTTAACCACGCCTGAGTCCCTTGAACTTTTCTATCGCTTTAACCATGTCCGCGAGTCAGCAATCGACTTTATGACCATGGAAGTCTCTAGTCAGGCTCTCAAGTATCACCGGGTAGCAGAAGTTCCCTTTGAAGTTGGCGCTTTTCTGAATATTTCCACGGACCATATTTCGCCAAGCGAGCATCCTAATTTCGAAGATTACTTCATGAGTAAGTTGAAGCTTTTTGACCAAAGTCAGTTGGCGGTGATTAACTTAGACGCTGACCATATCGACCGAATTTATCAAAGAGCAAGCGATTCGAAAACGGTCAAGAAAATTGTGACGGTCTCTACTAAGAATGAACAGGCCGATTATCTAGCTAAGGATATTGTATCTGGTCCCGACCAACAACGCTTTAGCTTACATGCCCCTGATTTTGATGGGGAGATCCGGATGAAGATGCTGGGGCGGTTCAATGTAGAAAACGCCCTAGTCGCCATTGCGATTGCCCGCTATTATCAGGTCCCCTATGACACCATAAAAAAGGCCTTACAAAAAGCACAAACTGAAGGCCGGATGGAAGTCTATCATTCCACGGATAAACGCATCCATGCTATCGTTGACTTTGCCCACAATAAATTGAGCCTAGAAAAACTTTTTGAAGCAAGCCAACAAATGTATCCTAAGGCCCATAGCATTGTGGTCTTTGGCTCTGCAGGGGACAAAGCAATTTCTAGGCGAAAGGATTTAGGGAAAGTAGCCGCCCAATATGCGGATGAAATTATTCTTACTATGGATGATCCTGGGACTGAATCAGTAGAAAAAATATGCCAAGAAATCAACCAACCCATTCAAGCGGCTAAGCGTCAGGCAGAAATTATCCCTAATCGTCCCCAAGCCATTGCCTATGCTTTTCAACAAGCTTCTGCTTATGATGGAGAGGTCGTGGTCTTGATTGCTGGTAAGGGGGATGAAGATACCATGAAAATTAATGGTGTCGACCAAGCTTACCCAACCGATCGTTATTATGTGAAGCAGGCTTTAGAAGAAATACCCAAGCATTAGATAAGAAGGAGGCAAGTATGGTAAGTAAGAAGATAGCTATTTTAGGTTTAGGAACAGTTGGTCAGGGTGTATTCCGCGTTTTGCGCGACCATCAGGCCAAAATTACCAGCCAACTCCACCATTCCCTTGAAGTAAAAAAGATCTTTGTTAGAAGCCCCGAAAAAGTCACCGAAGAATTTTCTAGTCAGGCTGAAATTGTTACTGATTATCAAGAGATTATTGCTGACCCTGACATTGATATTGTGGTTGAAGTTATGGGTGGCATCGATTTTGCCAAGCAATGTATTGAAGGCGCTCTTCAAGCCGGAAAAGCGGTGGTTACTGCCAACAAGGACCTTATTTGTGAACATGGAGCTGCCTTAAGTCAACTCGCTGAAACTAAGGAAGTTGACTTACGTTTCGAGGCGGCGGTCGCTGGTGGCATCCCTATCTTAAACACCCTACGAAATAGTTTCGCCGGCGATGAAGTTACTGAAATATTAGGGATTCTAAATGGGACCTCTAACTTTATTATTAGCGAAATGACCGAAAATGGTTCTAGCTACCAAGAAGCCTTAGCTAAAGCTCAAAAACTCGGTTTCGCCGAAGCCGATCCTAGTGCCGATGTTGATGGCCTTGATGCTGGTCGTAAGGCGGTTATCCTCGCTAAGATGGGCTTTGGTATTAGTCTTAACTTAGATGACGTGATGATCAAAGGGATTAGTGACTTAAATGCGCTAGACATTGAGATTGCTAAGAATTTAGGTTACGTGATTAAATCCCTGGCAGTTCTTGACCGTCAAGGAGAAAATTTCGCCTGTGAAGTGCAAAGCTTTTTACTAGAAAAATCACATCCATTAGCTATGGTTAAGCAAGAGATGAATGCTGTTTATACCAAGAGCAAGGCTGGGGGAGAAATGATGTTTTACGGTCCCGGAGCCGGCGAGTTGCCAACAGGGGTTGCTGTTGTGAGTGATATCATCCAAGTCGCTAAGAACCAGGAAAATGATGACTACCAAGTCTTTGCCAATTATTCTTTAGACGAAAAGGTCCACTTGTCTGCCCAAGCCAACTATCCTTATTACTATCGTTTAGCCATCCAGGACCAGAGTCAAGGCCTAAAGACCCTGTTCGATCTCCTCAACCAAGAAGGAATCTCTATCAACCACTTGGGCAATTACCAAGAAGGAATGTTGTATATATTAACCAGTCCAGGAAGCTATTCTGCCCATCAAGAAATTGCCAAGCAGCTTGAAAGCGCCCCAGGAGTGGAATTACTGGCTTCCTATCCTATTTTTAAAGAAGAGAAGGAGGACTAAAGCATGCAGCGTGTTATAGTTCCCGCCACTTCAGCCAATTTAGGCCCAGGTTTTGACTCAGTCGGGGTGGCTGTCGACCTGTATTTGAGAGTAGATATTATCGGCCCTAGTCAAGAATGGGAGATTAGACATAACCTGGGGGATGATGTCCCGACTGATGAGAATAACTTATTGATAAAAACCATTCTCGATCTTGCCCCCCAAACACCGCCCCAACAATTATATATGCACAGTCAGATTCCCATCACACGTGGCCTAGGGAGCAGTTCCAGTGCCATTGTTGCTGCTATTGAAATTGTTGATTATCTCAATCAATTCCAGTGGTCACTAAGCCATAAAATTAATTTAGCTAATAAAATCGAAGGACATCCTGATAACATTGCTCCTTGTTTAGCAGGCGGACTAGTGATTGGAGTGGCCATCGGGTCTGAAGAAGTGATTTGGTCTAAGGAGGTCTTTCCTAATACCCGCTTAATCGCTACCGTACCTCATTATCAATTATCGACTAAAAAAGCCCGCGAAGTTCTTCCTGACCAGCTGTCATATGCTGATGCTGTCCGGGCCAACGGGATGGGAAATGTTCTAGTTTCCAAGTTAATGGAAGGCAATCTGGATGACGCGGGGCGGTTAATGGAACAGGATTATTTCCATGAGCCTTATCGTAAGAGCTTAGTGCCTGAATTAGAACAAGTGCGTCAACTTTTAAAAGGTGTTCCTGGAGTCTATGGCACTTATCTTAGTGGAGCTGGACCTACTGTAATGACCATGGTTCAGGCTTCCCATAGTCAAGAAATTAAGGACCTGCTGGAGACTAGCCTTGAAGAGGTCAGCCTCTATGACTTTGCTATTGATGATAAGGGGAGTCGCTTTGAAGAAGTGAAAACCCTGGATGAGTTTGAATAATATGTTTAAACACGACTTCTAGCGGCTAGTTTTAGGAGTCGTGTTTTCCTCTATTTAAAAGACCCCATCAATTATCAATGCCAATGATTATGCTATAATGTAAGAAATGTAGAGAGGAGAGGGATATGCTCACAGACTACTTCCTACCGACCTGGTTGGTAGATACAATTTATTCCATCTCGCCCCAAGCCCTAAAGAGCTTGAGTGTGAAAGGGATAATAACTGATTTAGACAATACCTTAATTGCCTGGGATTTTCCAGATGCTACCCAGGAATTGATTGAATGGGTCAAAGAGATGCAAGACAACGGCATTGAGGTCATGATTTTATCCAATAACAATGAACAGCGGGTAAAACATGTCGCAGATCAATTGCAAGTTCCATACTATTCAGCAGCTTTTAAACCCTTTCGCAAGGGAATAAGACATTTATTGAAAATTTCCGGCTTAAAAGAAGAGGAAGTTATTATTATTGGCGACCAGCTATTGACTGATATTTTTGTGGCCAACCGGCAAGGCTTGCGCAGTGTCTTGGTCCGACCGGTGACCAACAGTGATAGTCTAGTCACGCGGATAAACCGTCGTATCGAAAGCTTTGTCTTTAATGGACTAAAAAGACGCTATTCAGAATTAAAGTGGAGGGATCGGATTGACTGAGGAAGTCCTTTATTGTATTGGTTGTGGAGCAGGCTTGCAAACAGACCAGCCCAAGGAGCGAGGTTACACTCCAAAAAGTGCCTATGACAAGGGGGTAGAAAGTGGCGAGCTCTATTGCCAACGCTGTTTTAAATTGCGCCACTATAACCAATTAGAAAAAGTCCAAATGACTCCAGCAGAATTTAGGCAGATTTTACATGAGATCAGTGAGGACGATGCTTTAATCGTCAATGTCATTGATATTTTTGACGTACAGTCCACCATTATTCCCGCCTTAGAACGTTTAGTGGGCAATAATGATATTGTATTTGTAGCAAATAAAGTTGACCTGCTCCCTAGTGATGTCAAAAGCAGTAAAATTGAAGCCTGGTTGAAGAAATATTTAAAAGACCAAGGCTTTAAAGCCAGAAATGTCTTCCTAACCTCTGCCGTCAAAAATAAAGCCATAGATGATCTCTTTAATTTTATTGACCAACACCGCAAGGGCCGCAATGTTTACATTGTTGGAGTAAGTAATGTGGGGAAATCGACCTTAATTAACAGTATGCTTAGGGCCCAAGGCTTTAGCGATAGTGTTATTACTACCAGTCAATTTCCAGGAACCACTTTAGATTTGATAAAAATTCCTTTCGATGAGGATAGTGACTTAATTGACACGCCTGGTATTCTTAAGGACAGTCAAATGACCAGTTTGTTGGATTATAAAAGTATTGAGCAGATCCTCCCCCAAAAGCGGATAAAGCCGAGAACCTTTCAATTAAATCCGGGTCAGAGTTTATTCCTAGGTGGAATGGCTCGCTTTGACTACTTAGCAGGAGACAAGCAAGGGGTAACAGTTTACTTAAGTAATCAAGTGGACATTCACCGGCGGAAAACCGAGGGATCAGATGAATTCTTAGCTAAACACCAAGGGGGCCTACTCACTCCACCAAGTGCCAGTGAAGTCGAGCAATTTCCTGATCTTGTTGGTCAGGACTATACCATTAAAGAATCATGTGACTTGGTTATTGCTGGCCTAGGTTGGCTAAGTATCAAGAAAACAGGAAAAGTAGCTATTTATGCACCTAAAACAGTCGATATTTTTCAAAGAAAACCACTTATTTAGGAGGAAATATGCTAATTAATAAACAAAAAAAGGCAATCAAAAAAGCAGCTCATCATGAAAAGGCCATTTTGCAAATTGGAAAAAACGGCTTAAAAGATGAGCTAATGGAACAAATTGACCAAGCCTTAGAGAAGAGAGAGTTAGTTAAAGTCTCAGTCTTACAAAACGCAGAAATTGAAACCGACCAAGCTCTTGAAGCCATTGACCAGGCCCTAGCGCCTCAATTCGCTTATAGTATCGGACACACTATCGTCCTCTACCGGACTTCCTCAGAGGAAAAGAATCAAAAGCTATCGAAAGAAATTCGCGCCTTAAAAAATAAGGGAGTGTAATGAATGGCTGAGAATAGGCAAAGACAAGGGAATTACAGCTGCCAAGTCCTTGAAGAAGCCCAGGAAAGCAGTCCGGCTAAAAAAAGAATTGGTCTTTTAGGGGGGACCTTCAATCCCATTCACCAAGGGCATTTGATGGTGGCTGAACAGGTCTATGAAAAGTTATGCCTGGACCGAGTGGACTTTATGCCTAGCAATCTTCCGCCCCATGCCGAGCATAAGGAGACTATTGCTGCCGACAAACGTTTGGCCATGCTAGACCTTGCCATCCAAGCAAATGATCACTTTGCAATAGAAAAAATTGAGCTCGATCGTCCCGGTAAATCCTATACTTACGATACTATGGATATCTTGACCACCCTCCACCCTGACAATGAGTATTATTTTATTATCGGCGGTGACATGGTGGAAAATCTCCCCAAGTGGTACCGGGTTGAAGAATTAATGCGGCTTTGTCATTTTGTCGGGGTTCAAAGACCTGGCTATGATATGCCGAGTGACTATAATATTATCTATGTCGATAGTCCTCAAATTGATATTTCTTCAAGCTATATACGGCAAAGCGTCAATAAGGGATCCAGCATCCGCTACTTATTACCTGAAGCGGTCAGAGATTATATTAATAAGGAAGGGTTATATCATGACTAAAGAAATCAATTATTCCCACAAATACATTGTGGCTAGTCGTGAAGACTTAATTAAGGCATTAAAAAATAATTTATCTAAGGATCGCTTCGAGCACTGTTTACGGGTGGAGTCCACCGCTATAGAACTCGCCCAAAAATATCAGTTGAACTGGGAGCGGGCTGGGATTGCTGGTTTGCTCCATGACTACGCCAAAGAAGATAGTCTGGAAACGTTAAAGACCTATGCCCACTTCCCTGGTTTTGATGAAGAGTGGGTGAACTATGGTAATGCGATCTGGCATGGCCCCCTAGCAGCGATGAAGGCTGTGGATGAATTTGGCCTCCACGACTTAGAAATTTATTATGCTATTTATAAGCACACCACCGGAAGTATTGACTGGACCGATACGGCTAAGTTAGTCTTTTTAGCAGACTACATGGAGCCAGGCCGCGATTTTCCTGGGGTGGACCAGGCTCGGAACTTAACTGAAAAGTCCATCGATTTGGCGGTGGATTATAAAATTAAGCAAAATCTAAAACATCTGATTGAAAAGGGACAAAGTATTTATCCTGAGAGCTTAGCGGTATATAATGCTTGGATTAATAAGAAAGGAAAGAGTGAATGACTAATCAATTAAATCGTCCGTTAATGGAGCTTATTGTAAAGGCAGCTGATGATCGTTTAGGGCAAGATATTGTTGCTCTTGAAGTTAACCAATTAACCCCACTGACTGATTATTTCGTTATTGTTAGCGCTAAAAATGACCGACAAGTCAATGCCATTGTGGATAGTATTGCAGAAGCTGTTGAAACTGCAGGGTATACGGTCAAAGGCATTGAAGGAAAAGACGGCCATGCCTGGGTATTAATTGACTGTGTGGATGTCATTGTCCATGTCTTTAATAAAGAGGTGCGTAGTCATTATAATATTGAAAAATTATGGAATGATGCGCCATTGGTTAATTTAACTGCTTTGTTGGAAACTGATGATGAAGACTAACCAATATGCCTTGTTTAGTGAAGTCTACCACCAAATTTTTGACCAATCCCTCTACCAAGCCTGGCAGAATTATTTAGAAGATCAGGTTGAGACGCGCTTGACTCATCAGGAGGGACTAAAAATTTTGGATATGGCTTGTGGAGATGGGCGCTTAACCCTGGAACTGGCTAAGGCGGGTTATGATGTGACAGGCATGGACCTGTCTGAAGAAATGTTAGCGATTGCTCAAGCAGAGATGCAGGAGGCAGGCATCTATATTCCTTACTTTCAAGCAGATATGCGTAGCTTCAAAACTGAGACAAGCTATGACCTGATTTCCATCTTTTGTGACAGTATCTGTTACTTAGATAGTCTAGCTGACTTAGAAGCTACCTTTAAGGCTTGCTATGAGGCCTTAGAAAAGGGTGGCCTCCTGCTTTTTGATATCCATAGTTCTTACCAGATGAATTGCATATACCCTGACTTTCAATGGGTGGATAGCTGGGATGATGCTGTTTTTACTTGGCAAAGTGACCAGCTGAGGGGGCCTAATACCATCGATCATTTATTGAATATCTTCGTTAAGGATGAGGACAGTCAACTTTACCAGCGTTTTGAAGAAGTACATCAGGAACAAATTTGGCCCCTAATAAACTATCAAGAAGCCTTACTCAGCTCAGGTTTTACTGATATTCAAATCACAGCAGACTTTAGCCAAGATAAACCTAGCGAAAAGAGTCGCCGCCTCTTCTTTTCCTGTAAAAAGTAAGTAGATATTTTCCAGGGGAAGACTGAGTGAGTTAAGGAGGTAAACCTAACATGTCTGTCTGTGGAATGATTGTAGAATGGAATCCTTTTCATAATGGCCATGCTTATTTGATCCAACAGCTTAAGGGCCGTCAACCGGATACAGTTATCATTGCCATAATGAGTGGCAATTATGTCCAAAGGGGTCAAGCAGCCTTGCTTTCTAAGTGGCATCGAGCGGAAGTCGCTTTGAAAAATGGCTGCGACTTGGTGGTCGAACTTCCCTTCTGGTATGCCGTTCAACCGGCTGACCTCTTCGCAGAAGGGGCAGTGGGTTGCCTACATGCACTGGGCTGCCAGCAATTAGCTTTTGGTAGTGAGCTAGAGGATTTTTCCCCCTACCAAGAATTAGCTCAATGGGTGAGTGATCATGAGGAAACGGTGGCTTTGAAACAGCAAAATGAAGCCTTTCATGCCAATAATTATGGCAAGAGCTCGATTAGTCTCCTAGCTGATTTAGTGGCGGACGTTCCTGAATTAAGGCATTTAAAGATCGATTTCACT
This genomic stretch from Aerococcus mictus harbors:
- a CDS encoding phosphocarrier protein HPr encodes the protein MKTQDFNITAETGIHARPATLLVQTASKFKSDINLEYKGKSVNLKSIMGVMSLGVGQGADVTISVEGEDEEEAMAAIQETMKSEGLSE
- the ptsP gene encoding phosphoenolpyruvate--protein phosphotransferase translates to MEKLKGIGASDGYAIAKAFLLEQPDLSFEEGKVEDADAEIDRLTKAIDDSRIEIAKIKVIAQERLSEEEAGVFDAHLQMLDDPEMIATYQQKIKDENLDAQTAVRQTADGFIAIFKAMEDNPYMQERAADIKDVTDRLIAHLIGAKIPNLSLIDEDAIVIAPDLTPSDTAQLNKYVKGFVTDIGGRTSHSAIMARSLEVAAVVGTTSASEAVSDGDLVIVDGFEGEVLINPDQATVDSYKDKAKAYQKQKLEWESLKDADSLTKDGKQFEIVANIGSPKDLPGVHENGAEGVGLYRTEFLYMDSDHFPTEEEQFEAYKEVLESLNGKNVVIRTMDIGGDKKLPYLALPEELNPFLGYRAIRICLRETDMFRTQLRALLRASAYGKLSIMFPMVATLEEWRQAKALYEEERQKLIDEGVEVADNIQVGIMIEIPAAAVLADQFAKEVDFFSIGTNDLIQYTMAADRMNNNISYLYQPYNPAVLRLINYVIQASHKEGKWTGMCGEVAGDQTAIPLLVGMGLDEFSMSATSILKSRSLMARLDSKECEELAHKAMNEKTSSEEVAEMVHDYVSKLD
- a CDS encoding glycosyltransferase family 4 protein encodes the protein MKIGFFTDTYFPQTSGVASSIQTLKEELTKAGHQVYIFTTTDPKVKEDQAEEGIFRYESIPFLFFKERRVAVTTLRPIYKKAKELELDIIHTHTEFTMGIFGVMVAHRLRLPIVHTYHTWYENYLHYILNGHLVPKAAVKSYTRYFCQLANTVIAPSQMIRQVLQEYGVERPIEVIPSGVRFSKQLAKADRQQLKDELGLADDQLVLITVNRIAQEKNLDSLIRQMAQLLELIPQARLLIVGDGPEKDHLMALSQELKISHAVIFTGMVPHEEINGYYQIADIYVNLSVTETQGITFIEAIGNHLPIVAMKNDYLLNLNRTAPIGKLLDQVDQFSQAVLSLAGSASENCQAFQRLEQEISAQTFCERVYALYTSLIREQESQMEDDDTSFFEKISENIWPFQ
- a CDS encoding YkuJ family protein, translated to MQASQLKAIISRLEAMLEEGSDIEVRRFEKEGEERCMVRYDRESESFLLIEHGVDQTFQFDDIDLAAMEIYDLIQ
- a CDS encoding Mur ligase family protein, with translation MKKTLREICRLLDERGQLKSPLLTSQASVQNLSYNSKAVSEGTLFFCKGAHFKPAYLEQAQALGAIAYVSEQDYGLNLPLIQVEDIRLAMPIIADFFYQAPYQAFHLTGITGTKGKTTTTFYLTKILDLYQESLGKQPTAYLSSSSYYDGVDQGESHLTTPESLELFYRFNHVRESAIDFMTMEVSSQALKYHRVAEVPFEVGAFLNISTDHISPSEHPNFEDYFMSKLKLFDQSQLAVINLDADHIDRIYQRASDSKTVKKIVTVSTKNEQADYLAKDIVSGPDQQRFSLHAPDFDGEIRMKMLGRFNVENALVAIAIARYYQVPYDTIKKALQKAQTEGRMEVYHSTDKRIHAIVDFAHNKLSLEKLFEASQQMYPKAHSIVVFGSAGDKAISRRKDLGKVAAQYADEIILTMDDPGTESVEKICQEINQPIQAAKRQAEIIPNRPQAIAYAFQQASAYDGEVVVLIAGKGDEDTMKINGVDQAYPTDRYYVKQALEEIPKH
- a CDS encoding homoserine dehydrogenase translates to MVSKKIAILGLGTVGQGVFRVLRDHQAKITSQLHHSLEVKKIFVRSPEKVTEEFSSQAEIVTDYQEIIADPDIDIVVEVMGGIDFAKQCIEGALQAGKAVVTANKDLICEHGAALSQLAETKEVDLRFEAAVAGGIPILNTLRNSFAGDEVTEILGILNGTSNFIISEMTENGSSYQEALAKAQKLGFAEADPSADVDGLDAGRKAVILAKMGFGISLNLDDVMIKGISDLNALDIEIAKNLGYVIKSLAVLDRQGENFACEVQSFLLEKSHPLAMVKQEMNAVYTKSKAGGEMMFYGPGAGELPTGVAVVSDIIQVAKNQENDDYQVFANYSLDEKVHLSAQANYPYYYRLAIQDQSQGLKTLFDLLNQEGISINHLGNYQEGMLYILTSPGSYSAHQEIAKQLESAPGVELLASYPIFKEEKED
- the thrB gene encoding homoserine kinase, with product MQRVIVPATSANLGPGFDSVGVAVDLYLRVDIIGPSQEWEIRHNLGDDVPTDENNLLIKTILDLAPQTPPQQLYMHSQIPITRGLGSSSSAIVAAIEIVDYLNQFQWSLSHKINLANKIEGHPDNIAPCLAGGLVIGVAIGSEEVIWSKEVFPNTRLIATVPHYQLSTKKAREVLPDQLSYADAVRANGMGNVLVSKLMEGNLDDAGRLMEQDYFHEPYRKSLVPELEQVRQLLKGVPGVYGTYLSGAGPTVMTMVQASHSQEIKDLLETSLEEVSLYDFAIDDKGSRFEEVKTLDEFE
- a CDS encoding YqeG family HAD IIIA-type phosphatase, which encodes MLTDYFLPTWLVDTIYSISPQALKSLSVKGIITDLDNTLIAWDFPDATQELIEWVKEMQDNGIEVMILSNNNEQRVKHVADQLQVPYYSAAFKPFRKGIRHLLKISGLKEEEVIIIGDQLLTDIFVANRQGLRSVLVRPVTNSDSLVTRINRRIESFVFNGLKRRYSELKWRDRID
- the yqeH gene encoding ribosome biogenesis GTPase YqeH — encoded protein: MTEEVLYCIGCGAGLQTDQPKERGYTPKSAYDKGVESGELYCQRCFKLRHYNQLEKVQMTPAEFRQILHEISEDDALIVNVIDIFDVQSTIIPALERLVGNNDIVFVANKVDLLPSDVKSSKIEAWLKKYLKDQGFKARNVFLTSAVKNKAIDDLFNFIDQHRKGRNVYIVGVSNVGKSTLINSMLRAQGFSDSVITTSQFPGTTLDLIKIPFDEDSDLIDTPGILKDSQMTSLLDYKSIEQILPQKRIKPRTFQLNPGQSLFLGGMARFDYLAGDKQGVTVYLSNQVDIHRRKTEGSDEFLAKHQGGLLTPPSASEVEQFPDLVGQDYTIKESCDLVIAGLGWLSIKKTGKVAIYAPKTVDIFQRKPLI
- the yhbY gene encoding ribosome assembly RNA-binding protein YhbY is translated as MLINKQKKAIKKAAHHEKAILQIGKNGLKDELMEQIDQALEKRELVKVSVLQNAEIETDQALEAIDQALAPQFAYSIGHTIVLYRTSSEEKNQKLSKEIRALKNKGV